Proteins encoded together in one Terriglobus saanensis SP1PR4 window:
- the eno gene encoding phosphopyruvate hydratase, with protein sequence MTEIVSIHAREILDSRGNPTVEADVLLAGGALGRAAVPSGASTGEHEAVELRDGDKEHYLGKGVMQAVENVESNISPELAGMDATNQRLIDATMLALDGTPNKSRLGANAILAVSMACARASANALKLPLYRYLGGVNACVLPTPMMNIINGGAHADNNVDFQEFMIMPVGAETFSDALRWGTEVFHTLKGVLKKKGLQTSVGDEGGFAPSLRSNEEALDVILEAIELAGFAVGDDIALALDPASSEFYDKETGMYVFKKSDKSEKTSEQMVEYWANWVEQYPIVSIEDGLAEDDWAGWKLMTDKMGSRCQLVGDDLFVTNTKRLRKGIEEGVGNSILIKVNQIGTISETLEAIELGRRYGYTSIISHRSGETEDTFIADLAVATNAGQIKTGSLSRTDRIAKYNQLLRIEEELGQSAEFMGIESINCE encoded by the coding sequence AGATCGTTTCCATCCACGCGCGCGAGATCCTGGATTCGCGCGGCAATCCGACAGTAGAAGCCGATGTACTCCTTGCAGGCGGAGCGCTGGGTCGCGCCGCGGTGCCGAGCGGCGCTTCCACTGGCGAGCATGAGGCTGTGGAGTTGCGTGACGGCGACAAGGAGCACTATCTCGGCAAGGGCGTCATGCAGGCCGTGGAGAACGTGGAGAGCAATATCTCTCCCGAGCTCGCAGGTATGGATGCCACGAATCAGCGGCTGATCGACGCGACGATGCTCGCGCTCGACGGCACGCCGAACAAATCGCGCCTCGGCGCAAATGCCATTCTGGCCGTCTCGATGGCGTGCGCGCGCGCTTCGGCCAACGCCCTGAAGCTGCCGCTCTACCGCTATCTTGGCGGCGTGAACGCCTGTGTGCTGCCGACCCCGATGATGAACATCATCAACGGCGGAGCGCATGCCGATAACAATGTAGATTTTCAAGAGTTCATGATTATGCCTGTCGGCGCGGAGACTTTCTCGGACGCTCTACGCTGGGGAACGGAAGTCTTCCATACCCTCAAGGGCGTGTTGAAGAAGAAGGGGCTGCAGACCTCCGTTGGCGACGAGGGCGGATTTGCTCCGTCGCTGCGTTCCAATGAAGAGGCCCTCGACGTCATCCTTGAGGCCATTGAGCTCGCCGGTTTTGCCGTGGGCGACGATATCGCCCTGGCGCTCGATCCTGCGAGCAGCGAGTTCTACGACAAGGAGACGGGGATGTACGTCTTCAAGAAGTCGGACAAGAGCGAGAAGACCTCCGAGCAGATGGTCGAGTACTGGGCGAACTGGGTGGAGCAGTATCCGATCGTGTCCATTGAAGATGGTCTGGCCGAGGATGACTGGGCTGGCTGGAAGCTGATGACGGACAAGATGGGAAGCCGCTGCCAGCTGGTAGGCGACGATCTCTTTGTCACCAACACCAAGCGTCTGCGCAAGGGTATTGAAGAGGGCGTCGGTAACTCGATCCTCATCAAGGTGAACCAGATCGGAACGATCTCGGAGACGCTGGAGGCGATCGAACTGGGCCGTCGTTACGGCTACACGTCGATCATCTCGCATCGTTCGGGTGAGACGGAAGATACGTTCATCGCAGACCTCGCTGTGGCGACCAATGCCGGACAGATCAAGACCGGATCGCTCTCACGCACGGACCGCATTGCGAAGTACAACCAGCTTCTGCGCATCGAAGAAGAGCTTGGCCAGTCGGCGGAGTTCATGGGCATCGAGAGCATTAACTGCGAGTAG
- a CDS encoding YbaB/EbfC family nucleoid-associated protein, with translation MNLSDLSKMKDMMGQAKQMQDEMEHKLSATVVEASTGGGMVTARMNGRKELLRLKIDPAALTASAPGDIEMLEDLITAAVNEAGRKADEAMKSSMSGLLGGLNLPGLGS, from the coding sequence ATGAACTTATCCGATCTCTCCAAGATGAAAGACATGATGGGCCAGGCCAAGCAGATGCAGGACGAGATGGAGCACAAGCTCTCGGCCACCGTCGTCGAAGCCTCCACCGGCGGCGGCATGGTCACCGCACGGATGAACGGCCGCAAAGAGCTCCTTCGCCTCAAAATCGATCCCGCCGCGCTCACTGCCTCCGCTCCGGGCGACATCGAGATGCTCGAAGACCTCATCACCGCCGCCGTCAACGAAGCCGGGCGCAAGGCCGACGAGGCCATGAAGTCCTCCATGTCCGGTCTCCTCGGTGGCCTGAACCTGCCCGGTCTCGGCAGCTAA
- the gpmI gene encoding 2,3-bisphosphoglycerate-independent phosphoglycerate mutase, whose translation MAKNRPLILTVLDGWGIRAETRGNAIALARKPNYDRLLREFPNTTIRASDHYVGLPDGQMGNSEVGHLNLGAGRIVRMDIVRIDDMVTKGSFFEDELLVGAVMRASARGRSVHLMGLLSDGGVHAHVRHLYALLKLCKQQGVERVYVHAFLDGRDTLPTSGVGFIEELEQKFREIGVGELASCSGRYFAMDRDLKWEREKKAFDAMVADSAEGGSYKDPATRVRECYSNGVTDEFVIPFLCLDEANQPIGRIRDEDLLICFNYRADRVRQITRVLARNIEGGLTKDNALDLPKAEELDLEIPRSRVPKNIEYVTMTRYDPHFRTAMVIPPESMDNLLANVMAQANLRNLRVAETEKYAHVTYFFNGGIEKPFPGEEREMVQSQKVATYDLAPEMSANGIADNVIKALNDTAFDVIVVNFANADMVGHSGKIDATVKGVETVDACLGRIHQELRRVGGSWLITADHGNAEMLIDPATGGPHTAHTTNPVPFICVTDEGNRIGVREGGSLRDISPTMLGMMGIPFPKEMTGMDLRVKLF comes from the coding sequence ATGGCGAAGAATAGACCGCTGATTCTAACGGTTCTCGATGGTTGGGGCATTCGTGCCGAGACGCGTGGCAATGCGATTGCCCTGGCGCGGAAGCCCAACTATGACCGCTTGCTGCGGGAGTTTCCCAACACGACGATCCGCGCGAGCGATCATTATGTCGGCCTGCCCGATGGGCAGATGGGTAACTCCGAGGTGGGTCATCTGAACCTCGGTGCCGGAAGGATTGTGCGCATGGACATCGTGCGCATCGACGACATGGTGACCAAGGGCAGCTTCTTCGAAGACGAACTTCTGGTCGGTGCCGTAATGCGTGCCAGCGCGCGCGGTCGAAGCGTCCATCTCATGGGCCTGCTCTCCGATGGTGGAGTGCATGCCCACGTGCGGCATCTGTATGCGCTTCTGAAACTCTGCAAACAACAGGGTGTAGAGCGGGTTTACGTCCATGCGTTCCTGGATGGTCGCGATACGCTGCCGACTTCGGGCGTCGGGTTTATCGAGGAGCTGGAGCAGAAGTTCCGCGAGATCGGTGTAGGGGAGCTGGCGAGCTGTTCCGGTCGCTACTTTGCCATGGACCGCGATCTGAAATGGGAGCGCGAAAAGAAGGCCTTCGACGCGATGGTCGCTGACTCTGCGGAGGGTGGATCGTACAAGGACCCTGCGACGCGCGTACGCGAGTGCTACTCGAACGGTGTGACGGATGAGTTCGTGATCCCGTTCCTCTGTCTTGATGAGGCGAACCAGCCAATCGGCCGCATTCGCGATGAAGATCTGTTGATCTGCTTCAACTATCGTGCCGACCGTGTGCGACAGATTACGCGTGTACTGGCACGGAATATTGAAGGCGGTCTGACGAAGGACAACGCGCTCGACCTGCCCAAGGCCGAAGAGCTCGATCTGGAGATTCCACGGAGTCGTGTGCCAAAGAACATCGAGTACGTCACGATGACGCGCTACGATCCGCACTTCCGGACGGCGATGGTGATTCCTCCGGAGAGCATGGACAACCTGCTGGCGAACGTGATGGCCCAGGCCAACCTGCGAAATCTGCGCGTTGCCGAAACGGAAAAGTACGCGCATGTGACGTACTTCTTCAACGGTGGCATCGAGAAGCCCTTTCCCGGAGAAGAACGGGAGATGGTGCAGTCGCAGAAGGTGGCGACGTACGATCTGGCTCCCGAGATGAGCGCGAACGGCATTGCGGATAACGTGATCAAGGCGTTGAACGACACTGCCTTTGACGTCATCGTGGTGAACTTCGCCAACGCCGATATGGTGGGACACTCGGGCAAGATCGACGCGACGGTGAAGGGTGTCGAAACCGTCGATGCCTGCCTGGGGCGGATTCACCAGGAGCTGCGCCGCGTGGGGGGATCGTGGCTGATCACGGCGGATCATGGCAACGCCGAGATGCTGATTGACCCCGCGACGGGAGGACCGCATACGGCGCATACGACGAACCCGGTGCCGTTCATCTGCGTGACGGATGAGGGAAACCGGATTGGCGTGCGTGAGGGCGGGTCGTTACGGGACATCTCTCCGACGATGCTGGGGATGATGGGGATTCCATTCCCGAAGGAGATGACGGGGATGGATCTTCGAGTAAAGCTGTTTTAG
- a CDS encoding PspC domain-containing protein, producing MVCWRCGAQIVEGARFCSACGAAVQGVGSVPGYVPSATYSGQLMRARAGRKIAGVCEGLARYINVDVMIVRIVALVLLFGGGFGFLAYIIAWIVIPEEPYALPPTV from the coding sequence ATGGTTTGCTGGCGATGCGGGGCGCAGATCGTTGAGGGTGCGCGGTTTTGTTCGGCTTGTGGAGCGGCGGTGCAGGGGGTGGGCTCGGTCCCGGGATACGTGCCTTCGGCGACCTACAGCGGACAGCTGATGCGGGCGCGGGCTGGACGAAAAATTGCCGGTGTGTGCGAAGGTCTGGCCCGGTACATCAATGTGGATGTGATGATCGTGCGCATTGTGGCGCTGGTGCTGCTCTTTGGTGGTGGCTTCGGATTTCTGGCGTACATCATTGCGTGGATCGTCATTCCGGAGGAGCCGTACGCTCTTCCGCCGACGGTCTAA
- a CDS encoding VOC family protein yields the protein MQLPFVHVELNTKDLEKTKAFYGELCGWEFNDATTEMGPYTTFLQGTLPSGGITTILDAPSPWLPYIGVEDIQAATDKAASLGANVFLRGHEVANVGWLSLLFDPNGTMVGLFQPVKM from the coding sequence ATGCAGTTGCCGTTTGTTCACGTGGAGTTGAACACGAAGGACCTCGAGAAGACGAAGGCCTTTTATGGGGAACTCTGCGGTTGGGAGTTCAACGATGCGACCACGGAGATGGGGCCGTACACGACGTTTCTGCAGGGAACGTTGCCGAGCGGCGGAATCACGACGATCCTCGATGCGCCCTCGCCCTGGCTGCCATATATCGGTGTGGAAGATATTCAGGCTGCGACGGACAAGGCCGCGTCCCTGGGCGCGAATGTCTTTCTGCGCGGGCACGAGGTAGCGAACGTGGGTTGGCTTTCGCTGCTCTTCGATCCGAATGGGACGATGGTGGGGTTGTTCCAGCCGGTCAAGATGTAA
- a CDS encoding YcxB family protein — translation MISYTATTTIDEYLEAQDLFQRKFSPVGYYVARWLPACIILVIAGNQFFKSATELSARQSLIIGLIPIAFFFLAVLGTPAIKRRALSKRYERELPNMQNVFVEVNEFGYTARIPNASEGRIPWVAFEGYVEGKTIWILLKGYTFHPIPKHALSPSEQEEFRGLLAAYSVPYKKNKV, via the coding sequence ATGATCTCCTATACCGCCACCACCACAATTGATGAATATCTCGAAGCGCAAGATCTGTTTCAGCGTAAGTTCTCTCCTGTCGGCTATTACGTCGCACGCTGGTTGCCCGCGTGCATCATTTTGGTGATAGCTGGGAATCAGTTCTTCAAATCGGCCACTGAGCTGTCAGCCAGACAATCCCTGATTATTGGCCTCATTCCGATCGCATTCTTTTTCCTTGCTGTGCTTGGTACCCCGGCTATAAAGCGTCGAGCGCTTAGCAAACGGTATGAGCGCGAACTACCAAACATGCAAAACGTTTTTGTAGAAGTTAACGAATTTGGTTATACAGCGAGAATCCCCAACGCCAGCGAAGGGCGTATTCCCTGGGTTGCCTTCGAAGGATATGTCGAAGGAAAAACAATCTGGATCCTGCTGAAGGGATATACTTTTCATCCGATTCCAAAGCACGCTCTGAGTCCTTCTGAGCAAGAAGAATTTCGGGGATTGCTGGCGGCTTATTCTGTCCCGTACAAAAAGAATAAGGTCTAA
- a CDS encoding tetratricopeptide repeat protein, translating into MKILILATVVALGAAGTLAAQDISTPTKTKPCPKGKTCPTAEPPAQNDSAPPTSMQGADADVPDGSSPPSAPPAHTPAPSSSTPPSAPSQGGFPDMPTGGKEPDPPSSSSSSSSSSSSSDPDAPHSTTGDPGFSSSKDHAGEDDAPPTTEGDDSPVKAMPLKDLGSIGSSSEARKKLEASRVPDDLKVAKFYSNDGNWAGAYLRYKDAVGHEADNEDAQWGYATSADKLKKTDEAREHYSEYLRVAPDGEHAKAAERALVKLGPAPPKTASKTESPQ; encoded by the coding sequence ATGAAGATTCTTATTCTAGCGACGGTTGTGGCGTTGGGTGCGGCGGGAACGCTTGCGGCCCAGGACATCTCGACGCCTACCAAGACGAAGCCCTGCCCGAAGGGAAAGACCTGTCCGACGGCCGAGCCTCCAGCCCAGAACGATTCGGCGCCTCCGACGTCCATGCAGGGAGCGGACGCGGACGTTCCAGATGGATCTTCTCCGCCTTCGGCTCCTCCTGCGCACACTCCCGCGCCTTCTTCCTCTACACCACCCTCCGCACCATCGCAGGGCGGTTTCCCGGATATGCCGACGGGTGGAAAAGAGCCCGATCCACCGAGTTCCTCCTCCTCTTCTTCTTCCTCCTCGTCTTCTTCAGATCCGGATGCACCGCATTCCACCACGGGAGACCCGGGTTTCAGTTCGAGTAAAGATCACGCGGGTGAGGACGATGCTCCCCCCACGACGGAGGGTGATGATTCTCCTGTGAAGGCGATGCCTCTGAAAGATCTTGGAAGCATCGGAAGCTCGAGCGAGGCGCGGAAAAAGCTGGAAGCCTCCCGCGTTCCCGACGATTTGAAGGTGGCGAAGTTTTACAGCAATGACGGTAACTGGGCTGGTGCATATCTGCGGTATAAGGATGCCGTGGGGCATGAGGCAGACAATGAAGACGCGCAGTGGGGCTATGCGACTTCTGCCGATAAGTTGAAGAAGACGGACGAGGCGCGCGAACACTACAGCGAGTATTTGCGTGTGGCTCCCGATGGAGAGCATGCCAAGGCTGCGGAGAGGGCACTGGTGAAGCTTGGTCCAGCACCGCCCAAGACTGCGTCCAAGACGGAGTCGCCTCAGTGA
- the lysA gene encoding diaminopimelate decarboxylase: MQPATSVFVGFLLSSSARPFVYAGGELVCDGVSLQKLAKKFGTPLYVYSAAQMVERAGMFAREFADVQHTVCYAVKANSALGVLKLLAAQGCGFDIVSGGELERVIRAAGDKRAEVCGRVVFSGVGKQPAEIDLALREGILLFNVESEGELELVAERAAKLKIKARIALRVNPDVFAETHPYISTGLREHKFGIDIRLARKVYKRAAQLKWLEPAGVSVHIGSQIRSVEPFAAALSRVVALIKQLRADGHDIRYADAGGGLGIDYGAGNFEPAKQVAKYAKALKGALGTMDLHLLLEPGRFIVAQAGALVSQVLFVKKNGTKTFVIADAAMNDLIRPALYQAHHEIVPLKQTSRKLRKVDVVGPVCESGDFFARDREMAPLKRGDGIALLDAGAYGLSLSSNYNTRVRPAEVLIERGKARLIRRRETVEDLFGPEMI; encoded by the coding sequence ATGCAGCCGGCTACTTCTGTTTTTGTGGGGTTCCTTTTGAGTTCGAGTGCAAGGCCGTTTGTGTATGCGGGTGGTGAACTGGTGTGCGATGGTGTGTCGCTGCAGAAGCTGGCGAAGAAGTTTGGCACACCGCTTTATGTTTATTCCGCCGCGCAGATGGTCGAGCGCGCGGGGATGTTTGCGCGGGAGTTTGCGGATGTGCAACACACGGTCTGCTATGCGGTGAAGGCGAACTCCGCTCTTGGAGTTTTGAAGCTGCTGGCGGCGCAGGGATGCGGGTTCGACATTGTTTCGGGCGGTGAGTTGGAGCGGGTGATTCGCGCTGCGGGAGACAAGCGCGCGGAGGTCTGTGGCCGCGTGGTGTTTTCTGGTGTGGGAAAACAGCCTGCGGAGATCGATCTGGCGTTGCGCGAAGGGATTCTTCTCTTCAATGTGGAGAGCGAAGGCGAGCTGGAGCTTGTGGCTGAACGGGCCGCGAAGCTGAAGATCAAGGCGCGGATCGCGCTGCGTGTGAATCCTGATGTGTTTGCGGAGACGCATCCGTACATTTCGACCGGGCTGCGGGAGCATAAGTTTGGGATCGACATTCGCCTGGCGCGGAAGGTGTACAAGCGCGCGGCGCAGTTGAAGTGGCTGGAGCCTGCGGGCGTGAGTGTGCATATCGGATCGCAGATTCGCTCGGTCGAGCCGTTTGCGGCCGCATTGTCGAGGGTGGTTGCGCTGATCAAACAGCTTCGTGCGGACGGGCATGACATCCGCTATGCCGATGCTGGCGGCGGATTGGGCATCGACTACGGGGCAGGGAACTTTGAGCCTGCGAAGCAGGTCGCAAAGTATGCCAAGGCGCTGAAGGGCGCGCTGGGAACGATGGATCTGCATCTTCTGCTGGAGCCTGGGCGGTTCATCGTAGCGCAGGCCGGGGCGCTGGTTTCGCAGGTGTTGTTTGTGAAGAAGAACGGAACGAAGACGTTTGTGATTGCGGATGCGGCGATGAACGACCTGATTCGCCCGGCGCTTTACCAGGCGCATCACGAGATCGTTCCCCTGAAACAGACGTCCCGGAAGCTAAGGAAAGTCGACGTGGTTGGGCCTGTCTGCGAGAGCGGGGACTTCTTTGCGCGGGATCGCGAAATGGCTCCATTGAAGCGTGGGGACGGGATCGCTCTACTGGATGCGGGGGCCTATGGGCTGTCGCTTTCGAGTAACTACAACACGCGTGTGCGGCCTGCTGAAGTTCTGATTGAGCGCGGTAAGGCCCGGTTGATTCGGCGGCGGGAGACAGTTGAGGATCTGTTTGGGCCGGAGATGATTTAG
- the dnaX gene encoding DNA polymerase III subunit gamma/tau: MAYQVLARKYRPLLFSDVAGQDHVTRTLENALNQQRIAHGYIFSGHRGIGKTTIARILASALNCQYPIGSPERPTAEPCLICDSCVEIRQGNAVDVLEIDAATNRGIDEIRELRDAARYRPSRDKFKIIILDEAHQITDAAFNALLKTLEEPPDHIVFMMATTEPENIPQTIRSRCQHFSFHAVKLDDIITELSGIATKEGIIADEAALALLAEAGDGSMRDALSIMDQAIASAPTVDGKPALDATQIRDLMGAVPNTVFEQILEAVSQNQSAEVLTIAARLLDAGNSPAQLARHFVRYLRNTVMAKIANLTPDNANSDLLQISPEERKRAARSAMLFTEEELTRFLQMMLRTFDDLGFRQEQRFHLELGLLKLVHLQRLLPLEELLSAFPTGASTPRPTPRAAASVSAPAPAPPHPQTPPPVPPTIPSSSRPERNEADPSSSRPERSEVERSASPPRATVAPQSISPFGNDSARKTPSASTTQPRPPRTEGALAVAEAPITIVGAEPAIVPEPVPIPEPEPAPEPTAASTIHAVETPAITELPPADPESQPKSEVGGEADQLRSAALEALFAAKGQTSAAERLEDADWVIANGELRIQTDINPATLKLLVRAETEQIIKGALRAKDATDLRLVILPADPAVKLSEKKAKPAREGSVQSLAMNHPTVQQAQKLFNAEVTNVRDLRK; the protein is encoded by the coding sequence ATGGCCTATCAGGTTCTAGCCCGCAAATACCGCCCTCTTCTCTTCTCCGACGTAGCCGGTCAGGACCACGTCACACGGACGCTGGAAAACGCCCTCAACCAGCAACGCATTGCGCACGGCTATATCTTTTCGGGCCACCGTGGCATCGGCAAAACCACCATCGCCCGCATCCTCGCCTCCGCCCTCAACTGCCAGTACCCCATCGGCAGCCCGGAGCGCCCCACGGCCGAACCCTGCCTCATCTGCGACTCCTGCGTCGAAATCCGCCAGGGCAACGCCGTCGACGTCCTTGAGATCGACGCCGCCACCAACCGCGGTATCGACGAGATCCGCGAACTCCGTGACGCCGCCCGCTACCGCCCCTCGCGTGACAAGTTCAAGATCATCATCCTCGACGAAGCCCACCAGATCACGGACGCGGCTTTCAATGCCCTCCTGAAAACGTTGGAAGAACCGCCAGACCACATCGTCTTCATGATGGCGACCACCGAACCGGAGAACATCCCGCAGACCATCCGCTCACGCTGCCAGCACTTCAGCTTTCACGCCGTCAAGCTTGACGACATCATCACCGAGCTCAGCGGCATCGCGACCAAAGAAGGGATCATTGCCGACGAGGCTGCGCTCGCCCTTCTGGCCGAAGCCGGTGACGGCTCCATGCGCGACGCGCTCTCCATTATGGACCAGGCCATCGCCTCGGCTCCGACGGTCGATGGCAAGCCCGCCTTGGACGCCACACAGATTCGCGATCTCATGGGAGCCGTACCGAACACCGTCTTCGAGCAAATCCTCGAAGCCGTCTCGCAGAACCAGTCCGCGGAAGTCTTGACGATTGCCGCTCGCCTTCTCGACGCCGGCAACTCGCCCGCGCAACTCGCGCGCCACTTCGTCCGCTACCTCCGCAACACGGTCATGGCCAAAATCGCCAACCTCACACCGGACAACGCCAACTCCGACTTGCTCCAGATCTCGCCGGAAGAGCGCAAACGCGCCGCCCGCTCGGCCATGCTCTTCACGGAAGAAGAGCTCACTCGCTTCCTGCAGATGATGCTCCGCACCTTCGACGATCTCGGGTTCCGGCAGGAACAGCGCTTCCATCTCGAACTCGGTCTCTTGAAACTCGTGCACCTGCAGCGCCTGCTCCCTCTGGAAGAACTCCTCAGCGCCTTCCCCACCGGGGCCAGCACCCCAAGACCGACTCCAAGAGCAGCCGCATCGGTCTCCGCCCCAGCGCCCGCGCCGCCACATCCGCAAACTCCGCCACCCGTACCACCCACTATTCCCTCGTCATCCCGACCAGAGCGAAACGAAGCGGACCCTTCGTCATCTCGACCGGAGCGAAGCGAAGTGGAGAGATCTGCTTCTCCTCCCCGCGCCACGGTAGCTCCGCAGAGTATCTCGCCCTTCGGAAACGACAGTGCGCGCAAAACCCCAAGCGCCTCCACGACGCAGCCGAGGCCACCCCGTACCGAAGGAGCGCTGGCGGTAGCCGAAGCGCCCATCACTATCGTCGGCGCCGAACCCGCCATAGTGCCTGAGCCGGTTCCCATCCCAGAGCCCGAACCCGCTCCTGAACCCACCGCTGCCTCAACGATTCACGCCGTGGAGACGCCAGCGATCACCGAACTCCCGCCTGCCGATCCCGAGAGCCAGCCGAAGTCCGAGGTGGGCGGTGAGGCCGACCAGCTTCGCAGCGCCGCACTCGAAGCCCTCTTTGCCGCCAAAGGCCAGACCTCCGCCGCAGAGCGCCTGGAAGACGCCGACTGGGTCATTGCCAACGGCGAGCTTCGAATCCAGACCGACATCAACCCGGCCACTCTTAAACTCCTCGTTCGCGCCGAAACCGAGCAGATCATCAAGGGCGCTTTGCGGGCAAAAGACGCCACCGATCTGCGCTTGGTCATCCTTCCCGCAGACCCTGCCGTCAAACTCTCTGAAAAGAAAGCAAAACCGGCCCGCGAAGGATCCGTGCAGTCCCTCGCCATGAACCACCCCACCGTCCAGCAGGCGCAGAAGCTCTTCAACGCTGAGGTCACCAACGTCCGCGACCTCCGCAAATAA
- the recR gene encoding recombination mediator RecR translates to MSRLIDELRKLPGVGSKSAQRLAFHILRTSQTDADLLSAAILNLKATLHLCSVCNNITDVDPCTFCTSPTRSHRTICVLEEPTNIAAVERSRTYNGVYHVLHGTLSPVNGVGPEDLRIGNLLNRLAEADEIILALSPTTEGEATATYLATEIHRTRRDLRVSRIATGVPAGSDIEYADEITLTRAIENRRDL, encoded by the coding sequence ATGTCCCGCCTGATCGACGAGCTGCGCAAGCTGCCCGGCGTGGGCTCCAAATCCGCGCAGCGCCTCGCCTTCCACATCCTGCGCACCTCGCAGACGGACGCCGACCTGCTCTCCGCCGCGATTTTGAATCTGAAGGCCACGCTGCATCTTTGTTCCGTCTGTAACAACATCACGGACGTCGACCCCTGCACCTTCTGCACCAGCCCGACCCGTTCGCACCGCACCATCTGCGTATTGGAAGAACCTACCAACATCGCCGCTGTGGAACGCTCGCGCACCTATAACGGGGTCTACCACGTCCTCCACGGCACACTTTCGCCCGTCAACGGCGTAGGGCCGGAGGACCTCCGTATCGGCAATCTCCTGAACCGCCTGGCGGAGGCCGACGAGATCATCCTCGCCCTCTCTCCCACCACCGAAGGCGAAGCAACGGCTACCTACCTCGCCACGGAGATCCACCGCACCCGCCGCGACCTGCGCGTCTCCCGCATCGCCACCGGTGTCCCCGCAGGCTCGGACATCGAGTACGCCGACGAGATCACCCTGACCCGCGCCATAGAAAACCGCCGCGACTTATAG
- a CDS encoding VOC family protein, with translation MDMAIAAGVGIGHVHLKVADLDRALGFYVGVLGFEITQRMGNSAAFLSAGGYHHHIGLNTWESAGGVAPAPGTTGLYHVAIVYPDRAELGDALRRLLKAGIPLDGASDHGVSEALYLRDPDGNGVELYRDRPREDWPRTAAGELEMVTKSLDLRKLLDEAKVEE, from the coding sequence ATGGACATGGCGATTGCAGCGGGTGTTGGCATAGGGCATGTGCATTTGAAAGTGGCGGACCTGGACCGTGCGCTGGGGTTTTATGTGGGCGTACTGGGATTTGAGATTACGCAGCGGATGGGAAACTCCGCTGCGTTTCTGTCCGCGGGCGGGTATCACCACCACATTGGTCTGAACACGTGGGAGAGCGCGGGTGGCGTGGCTCCTGCCCCGGGGACAACGGGGCTTTACCATGTAGCGATTGTGTACCCGGACCGTGCCGAGTTGGGCGATGCGTTGCGGCGGTTGCTGAAGGCCGGTATCCCGTTGGATGGGGCCAGCGACCACGGGGTGAGCGAAGCGCTGTATCTGCGAGACCCGGATGGGAATGGCGTGGAGCTCTACCGGGACAGGCCTCGTGAGGATTGGCCGCGCACGGCGGCGGGGGAACTGGAGATGGTGACCAAGTCTCTGGATCTGCGAAAGTTGTTGGACGAGGCGAAGGTCGAAGAGTAG
- a CDS encoding SET domain-containing protein produces the protein MTDLIIRSSAIHAAGCYTVSPIRKGGIVVEYDGPRIAKEVADERYAERDVTYLFGLSGTDTVIDGFSAAMFINHCCEPNCESEEEDGRIFIRALRPIRAGEELTYMYNLYDSDDDDTQDCYCGSAKCRGTMFSEAEVRRRKKLARNAKA, from the coding sequence ATGACCGACCTGATCATCCGCTCCTCCGCGATCCATGCCGCTGGCTGCTACACCGTCTCCCCCATCCGCAAGGGCGGTATCGTCGTCGAATACGACGGCCCCCGCATCGCCAAAGAAGTCGCCGACGAGCGCTACGCCGAACGCGACGTCACCTATCTCTTCGGCCTCTCCGGCACGGACACCGTCATCGACGGCTTCTCCGCCGCCATGTTCATCAATCACTGCTGCGAGCCCAACTGCGAATCCGAAGAAGAAGACGGACGCATCTTCATCCGCGCCCTCCGTCCCATCCGCGCCGGAGAGGAACTCACCTACATGTACAACCTGTACGACTCCGACGACGACGACACACAGGATTGCTACTGCGGTTCAGCCAAATGCCGCGGGACCATGTTCTCCGAGGCCGAGGTCCGACGCCGGAAAAAGCTCGCTCGGAACGCGAAAGCGTGA